The Colius striatus isolate bColStr4 chromosome 19, bColStr4.1.hap1, whole genome shotgun sequence nucleotide sequence gctgcagttgccccaggggaggttgagattggagctgaggcagaactgtttccctgagaggggtgtcagcccctgtgccaggctgcccagggagctgggggagtgcccagccctggagggatcccaaagctgtggagctgaggtgctgaggccaggggttagtggtgggctgggcagggtgaagggagggctggaactgcagcagcttcaagggcttttccaacccaaatgattctgtgattctatgaaccacACTAAGCAGCCTCTTGGGGAAGCCAGGGCGAGAAGAGATCCAACCCAGCCTCTCTCTCAATAAGTGTGGGCAGAAAGAGACTGCAGTCAATGAGCAGAAAAGTGTGCAATCACCCACCTACACAAGGGAATACAGCAAATTAGGTCCTCTAGAGCTATGGAGTGGATGGAGAAAGTGAAAGAACTAAGACAGCTAAGGGGCCACAGCACTGACAAGCAACAGCCAAGTGTGCTCCTCACTGAAGATGCTCTCACTGAGGttcagaatgaaaaagaaacacttctgAGCAAGTGGGAAAACTCACTTCAGCTCAGAGAGGCTGAACTGCCAAGTTCTGTCACTGCCAGTCTCTCAGTGAGAGGCTCCAGGAGGTGTCATCTGCCTCCAAATGCACACGAAATACTCCCCAGACAGTTTTCCTTGTTTGGAGCTGTCAGACCCCACTGAAGACAACTCACCCTTCAACTCATCCGCTGCAAAAAAGGCAGCAAGACAATCCTCCAGTGTCACCACAGGACCCCAAAACCAGCTGGGGATACAGGACACCACAAacctgcagaggagaggggaatgAGAGAAAGAGTTACACGTCAAAGAGACAGTGCTTTGGTGTCCAAACCCCCAAATGGATTATGGGTTTCCTTCATGCTGTAGGCTCTAAGCTCGTCACACGTCTCAAAGGACCAGGGGATGTCCCTCACCTGGTGTTCCCACTGTCATTGTTCAAACTGGAAACTACTTGGACAACTACATCAGGAATTAATTTACCCTGGAGGGCAAGACTGAGCTAAAGGCAGGAGTGAGTGAGGGGTTCTCAGCTGCACGTGAGATCTCAAGGTGAGTGATCGAACTGGAGGAGCCACAGCACCTGGTTTGCAGGAAAAGGCTCAGAGACCTGTGAGGTAGCACATACTGACCCCCACGGAAGGGTTCAGCTGACATTCTGCTGTAAACCCCAGTGGGGAGGGAGAGCTGCCTTCCAGCCCTGCAGGGCCAGCCCCAGAACACAGAGGTGCTGTGCAGGGAACACACACACCTCCGGATGTACTCCATGATGAAAGCAATCCAGCCCTGGGAGGCATAGTTGTCCCCACATGCCCCTGACTTAGCTGGCACGTTTTGGTAGATGGCAGAGTGCAGCTTGGCCAAGTCCTCCTTCCCTGGGATTGGGAGTGAGAGGTCCTGGAACGTCTCCACTGTCGTAGAAACCTGGAAACATCCAAGAGGAAGAGGTCTGGGTTTCCTGGGTGTGTAATGGAGGTGAGACCTGACCTCTGTCACTGCTTGGTTTTGTCTGGGCTGGAAACCTGAGCTGGCAGTAAGAGCAGTTTGCTCTGGCTAATTACTCTTCACTGCTATCAGCAGGATGACATTTGTCATGGCTTTTGTAGCACTGGAATCAGTTTTCTAATGTGAGTGTGATATTGTTTTAGTGGTCCAACTGCATCCCAGAGTGGCTGCAAATCAGATctagtgtgggcagcaggagcagggcagggattgtcccctatgctgggccctggggaggctgcagctccagggctgtgctcagtgctgggcccctcactcagtgccacagggacactgaggggctgcagcgtggccagagccgggcacagagctggggaaggggctggagcacaagggtgctggggaacagctgagcttaaaggtcttctccaaccaaaatAGTTCTAAGAGCTACCAGCTGCCAGACTGGCTGCTCTGTGAGTGACAGCCTCCCCCACTCACCCTGTCACAGGTCAGGCACTGCACCAGGCTGAGAATGGAGCCGTCGAAGATGTCAGAAATCACACTGCGGTAACGcagctctttcttcttcttcccagAAGCCTGAACCTGGGCTGAGACACACAAGGGACACCCATCACTCCATCCTTCCCAGTCTCCCATCTCAGTATAGTCATGCAGCCACACAAGAAGACAGGAGAAGTGCTGTCCTGCATGTTCAGACACCACTTGCATGCCAGTGAGAGAGTGGAGCCCTCTGTAAAGCCACATGAAGACTTTGGGTGGTAGAGGAAAGGAGCCCCAGTGACCCAACATGAAAGTGCCAGCTCTCAGCAGGCAGAAACAGATCCTGTTTCCATCCTTTTCCTACATGTTTAGCAGCCTGGCCCTGCCACAGAGTCCCTGCTTTTCTGAGGTCTTGCAACATTTAGCTCTCAGCTTTACCCTTCACTTCCTCTCCcacctcacctccctgggcacttCTATTTTTCCCTCTGACATCTACCACGTGTTATCCAAGTGTCTTGCACTGGAGAGAGCTCTCCCCAGCAGGGATGGCCAAACACACAGTTTGGTTTAGTACCAAACCCTCTTCCCCACACACACGTGCACAGagacagagctgcttttcatccAGCCAGAACATCTGTGGCTGCCCTGACCTCAGCCAAGGGCCAGGCCATGGCCAGGAGAGGATGTCATTATTGCAGGGCTGGAGGGACATGGCTGCAGACTAATGCAATCCTGAGGGGTTTTCATTTGCAATTTGCTGGAGATGATGAGACCAGTTTGCTGACAACAGAAGCCAGGCTCCATTCTGAAGCCTAACAATGCTCCCAGTACATCTGCAGCCTTAATTCTGCTATTGTGAGCCCAAGGTGGCCAAGAGGCAGGAAGCTCTCTCTCAGTAACATCATCGTCCAGTTCTTTGGCCCACATGCTGTGAAATTCAAGTCCAGCAGACAGATGTTTACACATCTCCCCACTTCCCTAAAGGGACAGAGTTTGTGCATAGGACTTCATGGCCCTCTTATTAATAACAAATCACACATGGAAATCATTCCAGGCTCCAATATTAGGTCATGCTAAAACATCTCTTGTGCCCAGGGATTGATTTTACCTGTAGCCTTTGCCTTGCACTATTTCAGAAAGCACTGAAGTCCAGGGGAATCAGCACCTCTTACAACCATTCACCAGGGGTCATGGTGGatcccttctctctcctgtgaGGGAATCTCTCCTCCTCTACATGCTCCCCACTTTGCCTCCCAACATCCACTCTTTGCACTGTACCTTTCTTGAGGATGTAGGAAGGTCCAAGCCTGGCAGGACTGGAGCGAGGAGGGCTGCTGGAGAGCTTGGAGTGCATTTCATGGTGGACTGGGCTGCAGGGCCGTGAGGAGCAGCGCACATAGGCGTCATTGTCAGGTTCTGTTTGGGAaggtggggagggagaagagccTGGTGAAAACCCCCATGAGGGAAGGGGACTCTATTGCAGTCAGCTTCAGCCCAGCTCTGTGTCTCAGCACAGAATCCTTCCCAACATGCAGAGTCAGTGTGTGTTCACTGTCCTGCTCGCCCTGGTTGGCAGGTGCAGCCCCCTCAGTGCATGGATGGGTGCACACAGAGCTACACTGAGCACATCATAATTACACAGAGAGAAAACCCAACCcaccatttttttcccacttgtGACTAATGAGATTTTACAGCTTGCTCCTGTATCCCTACCCCACACTAACAGCACTGCTGCCTCCAGTGCCAGCTGGCACAGGGAGCCTCTTATATAAAGAAGTGTTGAAAGATCGGGTATGTTCAGTCTGAGGTGACTCCACACCTACGTCTTCACTGCTGCTCTTTTCCCACAAAAGCACcaactctgccttctcccttttctctccacAAAACCCACAGTCCAACATTAACAAATACCTTCTTCTGTGCCTGTTCCACAGCTAGCCTCTGAGGTAAAGCAACGCACACAGGCAAAGCCTTGTTCTCAAATGAGGAAAGGCAGaggcagccagcactgccttcAGGACATAGTCTTTCCTCAGCCCCACTTTAGCCCAGCATCTCTCTGGCTCACACACTTCCTTACAGAAGCAACAGTGCACAAAGGCAAAACTACTGCCAGGGAAAGATCTTGGAGGCAAAATCTCTTGCAACCCATAGAAGGAACAGTCACATTCCGTGGTGTTCGCTACTGCACCACAACACCATCCCTGTGTGGCACAACAACGTGTCTTCTCCCAAACAGCACAGCTGGAGAGGTGGATACCTGGTGTCCTGCACGGGCTGGCAGGACGGGGAGCCGCCAGCATCTCGGGTGAGGCTCTGCCATCCACTGCCATCATCGTAGTGTCGACATCCGCGTCCTCATCCACCTGCTCCGAGTTGCTGCGCCGATGGCCACAGGAGAACTTTCTGTCCTTCATCCTCTCTTTCTCAGAGATCCCCCTTCCTGCTTCATCCTGGATCAACAACTCTGTCtctgccagggagctgctgcccacgCTCACCGTGCTCCGGCTTTGCCCGTCCTCCCCCCTGTCGCTGCTGGAGTCACAGGACAGGAACTCATCCTCCGACGGGCTCCGGTCGCCCTCGCGCTTCTCGTCCTGGTCACTGCTGTCCACATCCCTTGTCTCTGCGACAATTGGCTCCTTCAGCTCCTCATGAAGCTGATCCATCAGGCACCGCAGGAACTCCTGAGTGTCCTGAAAAGCAGGAGTCATTCCATGTTAGTGCCCAtgcagaaatggggcaaaagagaggggcagaggggagccagctcccctcacagcccctCCAGAGCTGCCACAAAGCCTGGCCACCTCTGCAACACAAGGAGACCCTCCTGAAGTACCAAGGAGCCTGTCTGCTACTTCAATGCTTTTAGCTCCTAAATGATAAAAGGCCCAGTTTTTATCTGAGCATCTTTAGCTGAAAGACACAGACAGCAAACCATGAGCTTATTTATAGGGGCTTATCACTGATAAGAGGTGAGACATGAGGAGAAGCCCTGATGGAGGCAGCAGGCTGGAGAGAACAGACCCTTACAAAACAAATGTCACCAACACTGACTTGTGCTCACAGCAATCCCTGAGAGAGGGCAGATTCAAATCTGTAATAAACAGGGAGTGGAATCAGAAGCCAAAGACTCCTCAGTCTCTGTGCAAGCTCCTCCATTCATAATACACGGTAAAAGAACCGATACGTTGGCTTCAAAGAACCATCTGGAAAGCCACTTGGTATTCTGACAACTCCAGAAAGTTAATGATGATGTTTCTGTTATTTAGGGGAAGTTTGGCTTTTAGCCTGCCCTGCCTTCCTTTCAACTTTCTTTGCAGCTCAGAGTTTTCCAGTCCAACGTACTTCACATCAAAGATAAATATGGAAGTTCTTCCATTAATCATTATTGCTATCCTCTGGTTTGCTGTCCTGTCAGCAGCACAgttcagatgtgctgtcacTTCTCTTATACATTTTCTAATCATAGTTTGATGTTTACATTTGATTCTAAAGAAGAAACACGAGATCTATGCTGATAAACacttcaaagaggaaaaacaaaggatCCTGTCTTCAAATAAGATTTAGCTTGCTGTAACTCCCCAGAAAAACAACCTAGAACACTCATATCTGTAACATTTTAGTACTGGTTCATCCAGATTTCTAAGCTCTGATGTGGATAATACCTAACTCATATATTTATGTATCAATAGCCCTCTGAGCCCTTTATAAAGGAGGTGACCATCATCATTTCAGAGGTGAGAAAGCTGACTTGGTACCAGCAAGCTAGCTGAAGAGAACCCAGGTCTCCTAAACCCCACCCAAGTGTTCTATCAGCTCACTAACACAGACACAAAGTGGGCACAACCCCTGAGCTCAAGCTCTTTCTGCTGAACACAAGCAGCACCACTGCAGGAAGAAATATCCCCCTCATGTTTGGAGCAATGGCAGGTTTCTGTGGAGGCCTCACCTGCTGTGCATAGCCTCGGAACATGGGGTTGACGAGTTTGATTCCATGGGACAGGCTGCTTGGAACAACATAACTCGGGCTGTTTAGgtataaaaacaaagcagttaGTTTGCTTCTGAGGCCCTGGAGCCACTTTCTCTAATAAGCCATAGAACAGGGTGTGGTAACTAGTTGAAGAGGACAAAAGTATGCACTGCAGAGCCTGGGCAGGTATTTCTCTATTAGCTGGGTGATACACAAattaagagagagaaaacacactGCAGTCATTCCAGCAAAGTCATCCTTCCAGAGAGACCCTTCCACACAGCACATTGAACTTAAAGCTCTGGCCACACTTTTGTCTCAGGTGATTCTCTCCAGAGCAGGGGTTTGCAATTAGTGACTTGGTTTGATTTTGCAGCACTGTGTCTGTCTCAGTATCTGATCAACCACTGAATGAAGTAAATCAAAATCAGTATTAAAATAGCATTATGTTGCTTCAAAGTCTTCTCTTGTAGACACAGTTCCCTGTTGCCCTCTCTTATTTATCCCTTGTTAACAACCTGAAGGAGACACACAATGCCATTTACATccttggtttgattttgttcaATTGATTGCACAGAGGAGACACCTTCAGATGTCACCAGAGCTGCATTATGTTACACTGTCCTTTGAGCTCATTTAGGCTATGAACCACTAGTGAACATTTCCCAAAGCATCACTTGTATTTTCCCCTTGCTGTGTCATTTTTCTCTATCCAAATCCTCAGCCCAGCAAGAGCAGTGCAATTTGCTGCTCAGTCCATTCAAAATACTCAGAAATGGCCCCAGTATTCCCTCACTTCGTCCTTTTCTCTTCGTTGGCAacagagaaggtagagataCATAAAACCAATCTTCCTTTCTCAAGTGGTAACATTAAGAAATGTTCTCTTCACTGGCAGCAGTATGCCCATCTTACCACCAGTAGCAGGACGTGGGATCTCCTAGATTTGGGGGAACACTCACACACCCATCTACAGAAGGGTATAAAGTGACTGCCTCAGACAATGCACTTATCCCTAAAGATCAAATCTCCTCTTTACTGATGACAGACTTCAGAATGTCCCTTTGAGTCCTGGCCAGATGAGATGAGGGAGGGGCCACTCACCGTTTCTTATGCCAAACCTCAGACACCAACTTCTGGTAACTCTTGCACAGGGCAGGTTTCTTATCTGTACGGACCAGTCCACCACATTCCAGAAAGAACTGTGTGAGAGGTGGGCTACAAGGGAGATTAAAGAGAAGTTTCAGTGCCCTGAAGATTCTCCTACTCCTAACTTCAAACAAACAGGCTGATCTGAATCTGCTCCCAGTACAGAGAAGAGATCCTGGAGTTAGTTCTCAGCAGGATGGCTAGTGAATAGTTTAGGGTATGGGTCGTTAGAAGGATATCACTGGGCAGAAGAGAGATGTGAAGAGCCTTCCCATGTGGTAAACACATTGGTCACAATAGAAATGAGGAAGTTTTACTTCCAGTACTCATCTAAATCTAAGACTTGTCTGTAGCCACCAGTTGGCTATTCACCCAGTTTCCTACTGTAAAGCTTCTGTTGCCCTAAAGAAACACTAAATTTCTCTGCCTGGCTGGTTGCTCCCTGCAAGACTCTTGAGAGTCTCAGATCATCACTTTTGATGTTTACTGAAGTCTAGTCAAGACTCTGCTGAAAGGCCCTGATGCCTACCAGTTAGAGAGAGCCTGGAGTGCTGCATTCATGTAGCAGGAGTTCCCAAGATTTTTCATTCCAGTAAGGCCTAAAGCACAAACAAGAGAGGTATGAAACACTTTCCAGACACGCTGCTTTCTACACTCCTCCCCAAAGGAGAGGGAATTCAGCTCTTTCTAGGCAGTCTCTACACTCTGCTCCCAGGAACCTCTCAGTGCAGGTCCTAAAGTTTGCAGAGTTACCCTCACAGCCCTGTCATCAGCTCAATGCAGAGTTACCTCTTGGTTTCAAATCGTCATCCTCTGATTCAGATTCACCTTCATCGGCCACTGCAATTGGAACAGCTTTCAGAGGGTGAGCAGGCAATGGAGAATCctaaagacagagaaataagCATCAGTCAGAGGTTTGCTTTCAGAGATGAGTTGTGAGAGGGAttgtcctgcactggactctctctagaagtttcctgtccctcttaagctgaggagcccacaactggacacaggactccagatgaggcctcaccggggcagagcagaggggcagcagaacctcccttgacctgctgcccacactctccttgatgcaccccaggatgccattggcttcttgcccacgagggcacattgctgcttatgtttagtttgttatcaactaggactcccaggtccctctctccagagctgctctccagcaggtcaaaagccatctggaagTCTTACTGGGAGATCCCACAAGCCCTTCAGATATCCTCTTTCAGTAAAAGAGTTTCTATCACAGCAAAAACAGCAGAATCTGTTTGGCTGACTTTGCAACAGTAAAGAACCCCTGTGGCAAGGCCCCAACCCTGGCAGGCTGTGGCACAGACGCACCGGCTCAGGGAACCTGGCGGGTGGGGCGGGTGTGTGTGCGGCCAGGCGCTGCTCCAGGAACACCTCGCGCTCACAGGCGTAGCACCACACGCGGAACGTCGTCAGGTTCACAGTCAGGTTGTGCTTTTTGGcctaaaatatatatatatgtgtattaaAAAGAGGAATAATGAAGCTGAAGCACTGAAGCTCAAGCTGAAGCGTTGGGCTACCAGATTGGGTAATGGGAAAGCTCACCTGTGCATGCAGTGTGCTGTGGTCAGCAAAGGACTCCCCACAACCGACGTAAGGACAACCCATCTGGTGAAAGCAAAAGTACAACAGGCACGTCAAAATTAGACCCATGTCCAGtccagccagcagctgcagcttcagggCTGATCTTGCCAGCTTCctaacttgctttttttttttatccaagGACCGGAATAAGGTGGAAAATTGGAATTGCTTGGTTTGAGAAAGCAAACCTGGAGCCAAGTTTGCACCCACATAAAGGCTCCGTTCCAAGGAACTGCTCCCATGggcagctgctctgtgcagccTCACAACACCCGGGCATTCCAGTGTAAAAATAACCTGCCCCTGCCCTCCCGCCTGCCCCTTGTCATTCCTTTCTGCCTCGCTGCACTCAGCAGCATTTTATGAGGCTCACCCTTGCAGCTTCCCTCCACAGgtgccagcacaggcaggacCCAGCCAGCAGTCAATGCTGTCATTCATTTTAGGACTACCAGGGGGCAGTCACCCATGAGGAGGGAACTGTTACAGTCTGGCATGTTCTGACAGAGTTAGCCTTTCATCTAGGGAGACTCTTCCTTGGAATCCATCTAAAAATGGTTGATAGCTCTAATGTGAACCCCTTCTttgtttcctgttctttttatttttcagtacaatgcttcatttcttttttaaatgatattaaAGAGAAGTCCCCACCATCCCATGCACACAAAGAACAAGCCACTTTACCTGAAGACAAGCCCAGAGATTTGGTCCCACAGCTCCACAAGACTGGCAAGTTCCCTGCATATTCATGATAAAAGaaggtttgtttgcttgtttggttttgaagtAACCTAGTTCTTCAAGAGTGGGCATGTTCTGTATCAGACAGGCCTCATCAACCTGCAGCTCACAGTATTTCATTTCTTAATACCACACTTCCAGTTCAATGTCCATTTGGCAGCATTTTGGCTGTGACACATTTGAGCAGGATAAAATGACAGTGAGAAAGAGATCAGATGGGGTCGACAAAGGCTGACTTCATGGGACATGAGCATCAGCACTGGAAGAGTTTCTGCCTCTCCTCTGTGGAGACAGACAGCACTttctttgaaaagcaaacatGCCAACCCATGCACAATAGTTAAAAGGGAAAGGACTGACAACCAGAACAGCCTGTACCTTGGATTTGAGCAGCAGATCATCTCTGGTCACCTCTCCTATGGAATCCAGGTGAGGACAGATGTCTCTTGTGTCCCCCATTGTCACCAACACCCACCCACAGAGTGGGGGTTTCCTAGGACAAGAAAGGACAATTCCATTCAGATTTGCTCTCACAGATTGTAAGAAGATAAATTAGCATGTTTTGCACATTAGAGATTACAATATGCACCTTTAAGGCTCAGAGATCAAACCAAGTCTAAACCTGGAGTCATTCATATTGTCTAGCACAGTTCTGACCTGTTGTTGAGTGGCTGCATTGTGGCATGGTAGGTGAGCAAGTGAGGcaatggagaggagaagggaacaCTTGGATAAAGCCAATAATCTGTGCAGTGAGGAATGCAGGGAGGTGCTCAGCACACAGGCAGAGCCTCAGCAGCACGGCTGCAGATTCAGTTTTGGGTCTGGGGGTGGATTTGCTGTAGCCTCAAAATGCAAAGAGCAGTACAGCAATCTACCAGCCACCCTCTTCTCAAACTCCCAGGCTGCCTGGTTCACACAGAACCCCTGAATGATGCACAGTCCTATGGCAATAAATAAAAGCTCCCATTAGCTCCTACGTGTTTTACACGTCACCTCACCACTCTCATAGTCCTCAAACActctgtgctccaggaacccaACAAGACTGATGAGCTTTGCCTTCCTCCTAGAAACTAGGTGTCCTGTGCAAGCTTGGCAAGGTGGAGGGGAAAACAAACGTGGTGCTCTGAACACACCACAGCATGAAATGATACACAGCTCATTAGCCTGTTTGCATGAATCCTGggttaaaagcaaaaaggtgCTGCAGCCCAAGACACAGGTATTTAGCCTGTGGTGTCTTGGGGCTTCACGCTACCCACCCTGTGCTGATCTGGACCTAACATTTAGTTGTTGGGCTACTTTATCAGACATTCTGTTGTACATGAAGCTGGGCAAGAGGGAATTAGGCTTAAATGATCTGTAACACAGACAACCAGTTTTCATTCTCTCAGGCATTTACCACTGCAGAGACAGATTTTGAACAATGTGAGCCACACAACTCTCAAAGACTGTTCAAATGTAATAACACACTGTTCCACCCAGCTAGTACATCCCAGCACTGCAAGTACAAAGGATTTCATAGCTGTGTGCTTATGAGCACAATAAACACTGTCACGGTGGTCTATGGGCATGTGAAGGACTTTAAACATGGCTGGTAACATGCAGCCACaaaaagagagatgaaaagAGTTTATGTTTCTGAAGCATAGTCAAAGTAACCTCACTCATGGCTgatgaaagaagaaagacaaatgATATTAACAACAGAGATTAGGATCCAGAATAACACTCCTGTCTGGAAGCAGGTAGGAAAAGCTCCCATCATTacacaaagaaatggaaaaatctgATCAACTTGAAGTTCATCTCCAGCAGCATGGCTGCTACACTCTGCTGCTTTCACATTTTGAGAACATTTGAAAGGGTTCCCAGTGTTATCTGGTCTGAATCACTGACAGcagggagaaaaggagaaaaaagccaGGATAAACGATTAAGCCATATCAGCAACACTTATCTCAGGAGATGAAAAGCTTGCCTAGCACCTTGTCTTGGCAGAACACAAACCTCGAGGATAATGATATAACAATGTTTTTCCAGCACTCTTTGGATCTGAATAGACTGAAAGGGAGGAGCAAAGCAAAActggaggggaaagaaagcaTATCTGCAGGCTGGAAAACAGAACAGTGGTTGTG carries:
- the USP20 gene encoding ubiquitin carboxyl-terminal hydrolase 20 isoform X2; amino-acid sequence: MGDTRDICPHLDSIGEVTRDDLLLKSKGTCQSCGAVGPNLWACLQMGCPYVGCGESFADHSTLHAQAKKHNLTVNLTTFRVWCYACEREVFLEQRLAAHTPAPPARFPEPDSPLPAHPLKAVPIAVADEGESESEDDDLKPRGLTGMKNLGNSCYMNAALQALSNCPPLTQFFLECGGLVRTDKKPALCKSYQKLVSEVWHKKRPSYVVPSSLSHGIKLVNPMFRGYAQQDTQEFLRCLMDQLHEELKEPIVAETRDVDSSDQDEKREGDRSPSEDEFLSCDSSSDRGEDGQSRSTVSVGSSSLAETELLIQDEAGRGISEKERMKDRKFSCGHRRSNSEQVDEDADVDTTMMAVDGRASPEMLAAPRPASPCRTPEPDNDAYVRCSSRPCSPVHHEMHSKLSSSPPRSSPARLGPSYILKKAQVQASGKKKKELRYRSVISDIFDGSILSLVQCLTCDRVSTTVETFQDLSLPIPGKEDLAKLHSAIYQNVPAKSGACGDNYASQGWIAFIMEYIRRFVVSCIPSWFWGPVVTLEDCLAAFFAADELKGDNMYSCERCKKLRNGVKYCKVLQLPEILCIHLKRFRHEVMYSFKINSHVSFPLEGLDLRPFLAKECVSQITTYDLLSVICHHGTAGSGHYIAYCQNVINGQWYEFDDQYVTEVHETVVQNAEAYVLFYRKSSEEAVRERQKVVSLASMKEHSLLQFYISREWLNKFNTFAEPGPITNHTFLCSHGGIPPNKYHYIDDLVVILPQNVWEYLYNRFGGGPAVNHLYVCSICQVEIEALAKRRRIEIDTFIKLNKAFQAEESPSVIYCISMQWFREWEAFVKGKDNEPPGPIDNSKIALTKAGGHVQVKQGADYGQISEETWVYLSTLYGGGPEIAIRQNMAQVQELESLHGEQKIEAETRAV
- the USP20 gene encoding ubiquitin carboxyl-terminal hydrolase 20 isoform X1; the protein is MCDTLQTLSSEAPGFCSFLVSWAVQKPPLCGWVLVTMGDTRDICPHLDSIGEVTRDDLLLKSKGTCQSCGAVGPNLWACLQMGCPYVGCGESFADHSTLHAQAKKHNLTVNLTTFRVWCYACEREVFLEQRLAAHTPAPPARFPEPDSPLPAHPLKAVPIAVADEGESESEDDDLKPRGLTGMKNLGNSCYMNAALQALSNCPPLTQFFLECGGLVRTDKKPALCKSYQKLVSEVWHKKRPSYVVPSSLSHGIKLVNPMFRGYAQQDTQEFLRCLMDQLHEELKEPIVAETRDVDSSDQDEKREGDRSPSEDEFLSCDSSSDRGEDGQSRSTVSVGSSSLAETELLIQDEAGRGISEKERMKDRKFSCGHRRSNSEQVDEDADVDTTMMAVDGRASPEMLAAPRPASPCRTPEPDNDAYVRCSSRPCSPVHHEMHSKLSSSPPRSSPARLGPSYILKKAQVQASGKKKKELRYRSVISDIFDGSILSLVQCLTCDRVSTTVETFQDLSLPIPGKEDLAKLHSAIYQNVPAKSGACGDNYASQGWIAFIMEYIRRFVVSCIPSWFWGPVVTLEDCLAAFFAADELKGDNMYSCERCKKLRNGVKYCKVLQLPEILCIHLKRFRHEVMYSFKINSHVSFPLEGLDLRPFLAKECVSQITTYDLLSVICHHGTAGSGHYIAYCQNVINGQWYEFDDQYVTEVHETVVQNAEAYVLFYRKSSEEAVRERQKVVSLASMKEHSLLQFYISREWLNKFNTFAEPGPITNHTFLCSHGGIPPNKYHYIDDLVVILPQNVWEYLYNRFGGGPAVNHLYVCSICQVEIEALAKRRRIEIDTFIKLNKAFQAEESPSVIYCISMQWFREWEAFVKGKDNEPPGPIDNSKIALTKAGGHVQVKQGADYGQISEETWVYLSTLYGGGPEIAIRQNMAQVQELESLHGEQKIEAETRAV